Proteins from a genomic interval of Methanoplanus endosymbiosus:
- a CDS encoding methanogenesis marker 7 protein produces the protein MTFVPITYKGGVYKHDIILDLIDDLGGHIVQKHMIAQDVVLQCLVPKEDIDLIKETGRPFGSEVFESPLVGTEIAVISPSLEIHHLPHTSCDVAEYLRSAGAKTNMIGLSRGFGKRIANLNIEERDIINEHDCAVLMLGNFESCIRHKLPALRRGITVPIILTGGPDTESLATLADPPLDGYVGNIGRIGHRMKKQEGEIEYLDELVDVISGVLDEKREEIAKDTLSVSPAKLMSIIDEEMHIIKGSTHPTPITVQTAGLRVKISYKEYSDELGAVEIEDGITVGEICDITPSRMRNYIWIKIKPFSETNIMI, from the coding sequence ATGACATTTGTTCCGATTACATACAAAGGCGGAGTGTATAAGCATGACATTATACTCGACCTGATAGATGATCTTGGCGGCCATATTGTCCAGAAGCATATGATTGCACAGGATGTGGTGCTCCAGTGTCTTGTGCCAAAAGAAGACATTGATCTGATAAAAGAGACAGGCAGGCCTTTTGGAAGTGAGGTCTTTGAGTCACCCCTTGTGGGTACTGAGATTGCCGTAATCTCGCCAAGCCTTGAGATTCATCACCTCCCTCATACATCCTGTGATGTGGCAGAATATCTGAGAAGTGCCGGAGCCAAGACCAATATGATCGGCCTTTCAAGAGGTTTTGGAAAGAGGATTGCAAATCTCAATATTGAAGAGAGGGACATTATCAATGAGCATGACTGTGCTGTTCTCATGCTCGGCAATTTTGAATCATGTATCCGGCATAAACTTCCGGCGCTGAGGCGTGGCATAACAGTCCCGATTATTCTTACCGGAGGTCCGGATACAGAGTCACTTGCTACCCTTGCAGATCCGCCTCTTGACGGATATGTCGGCAATATTGGACGTATTGGACACAGGATGAAGAAACAGGAGGGTGAGATTGAGTATCTTGATGAACTGGTGGATGTTATATCCGGTGTTCTCGATGAAAAAAGGGAAGAGATTGCAAAGGATACACTGTCAGTATCTCCGGCAAAACTGATGTCCATAATTGATGAGGAGATGCACATTATAAAAGGTTCAACTCACCCAACCCCTATTACTGTGCAGACAGCAGGACTAAGAGTTAAAATATCATATAAAGAATATTCAGATGAACTTGGTGCAGTTGAGATTGAAGATGGGATCACTGTTGGTGAAATCTGTGATATTACTCCTTCCCGTATGCGCAATTACATATGGATAAAGATCAAACCCTTTTCAGAAACTAATATTATGATTTGA
- a CDS encoding methanogenesis marker 15 protein translates to MNDQPVRVAQLSCGPEHSGVQKEIYDAAEMVNAEMFFPDVTLKDITEAYQEFGLEAKSGDLKLAIARAKALVEGSVEADAVFIATCFRCSEAAIVRNELRRYIHNNSDLPVVSYSFTERTTSGTLLTRMEALTTIARRRALLAREVQEGITLGIDSGSSTTKAVVMKDNEIVGTGWTPTTEVLGSAKSVMESALEEAGIKLSEIDAVGTTGYGRYLIGNQLKADLIQEELTVNSKGAVYLADRQKGEATVIDIGGMDNKAISVQDGIPGTFTMGGICAGASGRFLEMTAKRLGIDITELGPLAMGGDSSVVPMNSYCIVFGTQSLVNALAEGHTKQDVAAAACRSVAEQVFEQQLQEVEIKEPVIMVGGTSLIQGLVNEMGKLLQTDIIVPHHSQYIGSVGSALLASGFIDNKDR, encoded by the coding sequence GTGAATGATCAACCTGTCAGAGTGGCACAGTTGTCATGCGGCCCTGAACACAGCGGAGTGCAGAAGGAGATCTATGACGCAGCAGAGATGGTCAATGCCGAGATGTTCTTTCCGGATGTCACACTAAAAGACATAACAGAGGCATATCAGGAATTTGGCCTTGAAGCAAAGTCCGGTGACTTAAAACTTGCAATTGCAAGGGCAAAGGCCCTCGTTGAAGGTTCTGTAGAGGCAGATGCGGTATTTATTGCCACATGCTTCAGATGCTCAGAAGCTGCAATCGTCAGAAATGAGCTGAGAAGGTATATCCACAACAACTCTGATCTCCCGGTGGTGAGCTATTCATTCACTGAAAGGACTACTTCCGGAACACTTCTGACAAGAATGGAAGCCTTAACTACAATTGCACGAAGAAGGGCACTTTTGGCGAGGGAAGTTCAGGAAGGAATAACCCTCGGCATTGATTCCGGTTCTTCAACTACAAAAGCTGTTGTAATGAAGGATAATGAGATTGTCGGCACCGGATGGACACCCACCACTGAAGTGCTGGGCAGTGCAAAATCCGTTATGGAGAGTGCCCTTGAAGAGGCAGGAATAAAGCTCTCTGAGATCGATGCAGTCGGCACAACAGGATATGGCAGGTACCTTATAGGCAATCAGCTTAAGGCCGATCTGATACAGGAAGAACTCACTGTAAACTCAAAAGGTGCTGTATATCTTGCTGACCGGCAGAAGGGTGAGGCAACCGTCATTGATATTGGCGGAATGGATAATAAGGCAATATCTGTCCAGGACGGAATTCCGGGTACTTTTACAATGGGCGGCATATGTGCAGGTGCTTCCGGGCGGTTCCTTGAGATGACTGCAAAGAGGCTTGGTATTGACATCACTGAACTCGGCCCTCTTGCAATGGGCGGAGATTCGTCTGTGGTTCCGATGAACAGCTACTGTATTGTCTTTGGAACACAGAGTCTTGTAAATGCACTTGCTGAAGGGCACACCAAGCAGGACGTGGCAGCAGCTGCATGCAGAAGTGTTGCCGAGCAGGTCTTTGAACAGCAGCTTCAGGAAGTGGAGATCAAAGAGCCGGTGATAATGGTCGGAGGAACGTCACTTATCCAGGGTCTTGTAAATGAGATGGGTAAACTTCTTCAGACAGATATTATTGTTCCGCACCATTCGCAGTATATCGGTTCAGTCGGATCTGCACTTCTCGCATCCGGATTCATAGATAATAAGGACAGATGA
- a CDS encoding carboxymuconolactone decarboxylase family protein — translation MEFEKLLKDIADIGKEEFAEGWLDEIEKESGKVPLIFQRMSKRPEVLLSHLLYKGAIADTSTIDPKFVELISLAVGAALNCKHCTEYHMRAALKKGATKDEILEVVLIAGSLAQASVLADAYRVIDSGEEPCEGACDLNGISIKNKVNGD, via the coding sequence GTGGAATTTGAAAAGCTGTTAAAGGACATTGCAGATATTGGCAAGGAAGAATTTGCAGAAGGGTGGCTGGACGAGATTGAAAAAGAGTCCGGAAAAGTTCCCCTTATATTTCAGAGAATGTCAAAGAGGCCCGAAGTATTGTTATCACATCTGCTTTACAAAGGGGCTATAGCCGATACAAGCACAATTGATCCAAAATTTGTAGAATTAATATCTCTTGCAGTCGGTGCAGCACTTAACTGCAAACACTGTACTGAATACCATATGAGGGCTGCACTAAAAAAAGGTGCAACAAAGGACGAAATTCTTGAGGTTGTCCTTATTGCGGGTTCTCTTGCACAGGCATCTGTTCTTGCTGATGCGTACAGGGTTATTGATTCGGGTGAAGAACCCTGTGAAGGAGCATGTGACTTAAATGGAATATCTATTAAGAATAAAGTAAATGGCGATTAA
- a CDS encoding methanogenesis marker 5 protein — MAKVFIYPSTSLILSDMVERFGHQPLGAAVAVREKIQTPGLDSPPMQMTPEDPKKGLKYAAVEVPAGVRGRMALFGPMIDEAEAAIIINDADLSFGCMGCSRTNELVKYLVRTREDIPVLDLNYPSDEEEGIQFVTNIKGFLDSLNMPEDESESMDNSGGEE; from the coding sequence ATGGCAAAAGTTTTCATATATCCATCAACAAGCCTCATATTATCCGATATGGTCGAGAGATTCGGACATCAGCCCTTAGGGGCCGCAGTTGCCGTACGGGAGAAGATACAGACACCCGGACTTGACTCACCCCCTATGCAGATGACTCCGGAAGACCCTAAAAAAGGTCTTAAATATGCAGCGGTGGAAGTGCCTGCCGGAGTAAGGGGAAGAATGGCACTGTTTGGCCCGATGATTGATGAAGCAGAGGCAGCGATAATCATCAATGACGCAGATCTCTCATTTGGCTGCATGGGCTGTTCCAGAACAAACGAGCTGGTAAAGTATCTTGTACGAACCAGGGAAGACATTCCTGTGCTTGATCTGAATTATCCATCAGATGAAGAGGAAGGAATACAGTTTGTTACAAACATTAAGGGCTTTCTTGACAGTCTTAATATGCCAGAAGATGAATCAGAAAGTATGGATAATTCCGGAGGTGAAGAATAA
- a CDS encoding methanogenesis marker 17 protein, whose protein sequence is MALDYFQVECVEEKGRKAYEEIAGDILMDLNLLQIISRFYIKIDPEFPLFIASGEIRKMPGKVRAGDFTGILNDEGKITIEIGDETYLSFLLEKLWDLYGRENVIQPDRFTITIDASIAGVEEIKNLAVFDAGTGVYKDIIYAMQWIAPEGFKVRRECTKGSRFYYIASENILTDDVAEKEISEAFDKLEG, encoded by the coding sequence ATGGCTCTTGATTATTTCCAGGTTGAATGTGTTGAGGAGAAGGGCAGGAAGGCTTATGAAGAGATAGCCGGAGATATTTTAATGGATCTCAATCTACTGCAGATCATCAGCAGATTTTACATCAAAATTGACCCGGAATTTCCGTTATTCATTGCTTCCGGAGAGATCAGGAAAATGCCCGGAAAAGTGCGTGCCGGTGATTTTACCGGAATATTAAATGATGAAGGCAAAATCACAATAGAGATCGGTGATGAAACTTACCTCTCATTTCTCCTGGAAAAGCTCTGGGATCTCTATGGCAGGGAGAATGTAATACAGCCGGACAGATTCACAATTACCATTGATGCCAGTATTGCCGGAGTTGAAGAGATTAAAAATCTTGCTGTCTTTGATGCCGGAACAGGGGTGTATAAGGACATTATATATGCTATGCAGTGGATAGCCCCTGAGGGTTTCAAAGTGAGAAGGGAGTGCACAAAAGGCAGCCGTTTTTACTACATTGCAAGTGAAAATATTCTCACCGATGATGTTGCTGAAAAGGAAATTTCAGAAGCATTTGATAAACTGGAGGGATGA
- a CDS encoding DUF4013 domain-containing protein, producing MDIGNMFNDSFEYTKEGLMGKWTKWILLIISSIIFPLIMGYQLRILRGEKPAPEADNWVKMFIDGIVYFIISLIYMIPVMIVGFIIIGGSFMALGAGDITSPVALIGAFGIGLIIVMIFALVVELIAIAGIIRFAREGKFTEAFNFSEIFAKIGKIGWAKYFLMLFILWIAVVVFYTILEMIPVIGWLLMFILMPAVAVFSSRYMCLVYDSA from the coding sequence ATGGATATTGGAAATATGTTTAACGATTCCTTTGAATATACAAAGGAAGGGCTGATGGGAAAATGGACTAAGTGGATTCTGCTTATTATTTCATCCATTATTTTTCCGTTGATTATGGGATACCAGTTAAGGATTCTAAGGGGCGAAAAACCTGCACCTGAAGCAGACAACTGGGTAAAAATGTTTATTGACGGAATTGTCTATTTTATCATTTCATTAATTTACATGATTCCGGTTATGATTGTCGGATTTATAATCATTGGCGGATCATTTATGGCACTTGGTGCAGGAGACATAACAAGCCCTGTTGCACTTATAGGTGCATTTGGCATAGGTCTGATAATAGTGATGATTTTTGCATTAGTAGTTGAACTTATAGCTATTGCAGGTATAATCCGGTTTGCAAGGGAAGGTAAATTCACAGAGGCATTTAATTTCTCAGAAATTTTTGCAAAGATTGGAAAGATCGGCTGGGCTAAATATTTCCTGATGTTATTTATCCTCTGGATTGCAGTAGTAGTCTTTTATACTATACTTGAAATGATACCTGTAATCGGATGGCTGTTAATGTTCATACTCATGCCGGCAGTTGCAGTATTCTCTTCACGCTACATGTGCCTTGTATATGACAGTGCCTGA
- the mmp3 gene encoding methyl-coenzyme M reductase-associated protein Mmp3, producing MIIHLDGEIREVKEGDRLRDLLPDFREEFSVAVIKSAGIHESETASARLFTTAGEIVVELNEKAEKFIGDAGFINLFSDSGENHPVRWSDRYGVSAGNFTSGIIPDKKHHRYAHNDVILGCAGYDPKKSFLIFSKIPHFADHGSETSGGVIGKVVSGKAIVEKLTVKDRILNAERIISRVDRSSSFTTSDMDLKLEDGMEIVTRIVIRASGYSEDEIDITSAKSVEHLLLTYSGGRFANNLGAGTFIRDETMKKSIVPFELKKPRLEGSVTVRTSGKQKGSIYIYRKSVASSPSHTHVGEVEHGIEIARLAGGDEKFSVQIIPDQIDLRGMSLTEAKDTALKYGISFSTDSEEEKRVVTGQNPATTLEMLKEKRVEVKTVPLSSVLKIELWDDKAPKTCETFREVTGLKWYSIGKLPVVLNFEDVYLFSPKIPKTTKINIENNPSGEVPAYSIAMTNDSRKNSGLVGVRTAPNSDFGPTSEPFNATNIIGRLIDTDKLKFIEEGGLIYIMEVKSDASG from the coding sequence ATGATAATTCACCTTGACGGTGAGATAAGAGAGGTTAAAGAAGGAGACAGGCTCAGGGATTTGCTTCCTGATTTCAGGGAGGAATTTTCTGTAGCCGTAATTAAATCAGCAGGCATTCATGAGAGTGAGACAGCAAGCGCCAGGCTATTTACTACTGCCGGAGAGATAGTAGTTGAGCTAAACGAAAAAGCTGAAAAATTCATAGGGGATGCCGGATTCATAAATCTTTTTTCAGATTCGGGTGAGAATCATCCTGTCAGATGGTCAGACAGGTATGGTGTGTCAGCCGGAAATTTTACATCCGGAATAATTCCGGATAAAAAGCATCACAGATATGCGCATAATGATGTAATACTGGGATGTGCCGGATATGATCCTAAAAAGTCTTTTCTTATATTCTCTAAAATTCCTCACTTCGCAGACCACGGTTCAGAGACCTCCGGCGGAGTAATCGGTAAAGTTGTGAGCGGAAAGGCAATTGTTGAAAAACTGACTGTTAAAGACAGAATTCTCAATGCTGAAAGGATAATAAGCAGAGTTGACAGATCGTCCTCTTTTACCACATCAGATATGGATCTGAAATTAGAAGACGGGATGGAGATAGTTACCCGGATAGTTATCCGTGCATCGGGATATTCAGAAGATGAGATTGACATAACATCAGCAAAAAGCGTTGAACATCTTCTTCTCACCTATTCGGGTGGCAGATTTGCAAATAATCTTGGGGCAGGAACATTCATCAGAGATGAGACGATGAAGAAGAGCATCGTCCCGTTTGAACTTAAGAAACCAAGGCTTGAAGGATCTGTAACTGTCAGGACATCCGGAAAACAGAAAGGCAGCATTTATATTTACAGGAAAAGTGTTGCAAGCAGTCCGTCACACACCCATGTCGGGGAAGTTGAGCATGGCATTGAGATTGCCAGACTTGCCGGCGGGGATGAAAAATTTTCAGTACAGATAATCCCTGACCAGATCGATCTTCGCGGAATGAGCCTTACAGAAGCAAAAGATACTGCATTGAAGTACGGCATCTCTTTTAGTACCGATTCTGAAGAGGAGAAGAGGGTTGTAACCGGGCAGAACCCGGCTACAACACTTGAAATGTTAAAGGAAAAGAGAGTGGAAGTTAAAACCGTTCCTTTATCATCAGTTCTTAAGATCGAACTATGGGATGACAAAGCACCAAAAACCTGTGAAACTTTCCGTGAAGTGACCGGCCTGAAGTGGTACAGCATTGGAAAACTGCCTGTGGTACTCAACTTTGAGGATGTATATCTCTTCAGTCCAAAGATACCGAAAACCACAAAGATAAACATTGAGAACAACCCATCAGGTGAAGTTCCGGCTTACAGCATCGCCATGACAAACGACTCAAGGAAGAACAGTGGTCTTGTCGGAGTAAGAACCGCACCAAACAGTGATTTCGGGCCGACATCAGAGCCGTTCAATGCCACAAATATTATAGGCCGCCTGATTGACACTGATAAATTAAAATTTATCGAAGAGGGCGGCCTGATTTATATCATGGAGGTTAAATCAGATGCCTCCGGATAA
- a CDS encoding methanogenesis marker 6 protein, with translation MPPDKQYIPEFVGTVTKYVFVESPDVTPQMLVTAAYEISEGVMIKETCFGLQITGMPGEVSEIITELRKLDPPHIFVKDRGYPPGDTRRCRANLGGARPGYYGHEFEIGLVRYISKGLEKLGTEDNKYNYNPENTLTEKKKLPAEELVKIINSEVS, from the coding sequence ATGCCTCCGGATAAACAATATATCCCGGAATTTGTGGGAACGGTAACAAAATATGTATTTGTTGAATCTCCGGATGTAACTCCTCAGATGCTTGTAACAGCAGCATATGAGATCTCAGAGGGAGTTATGATAAAGGAGACATGTTTTGGCCTTCAGATCACCGGAATGCCAGGTGAGGTATCTGAGATCATAACTGAACTAAGGAAGCTTGACCCACCGCATATATTTGTCAAGGACAGGGGTTATCCTCCGGGAGACACAAGGAGATGCAGGGCAAATCTGGGTGGTGCAAGACCTGGATATTATGGCCATGAATTTGAGATCGGACTGGTCAGATATATATCAAAAGGTCTTGAAAAACTCGGTACAGAAGATAATAAATATAATTATAATCCGGAAAATACCCTGACTGAAAAGAAGAAGCTTCCGGCAGAAGAACTTGTAAAAATTATTAACTCAGAGGTATCCTGA
- a CDS encoding WD40 repeat domain-containing protein — protein sequence MKKYFFLFFSLLLILTIPSFAAAGNNAVSTDEIYFEKLWEVRTVPGTAEISISGDGETLAGGGTGGFFCCDNKGSILWTKELGLSDNAAVSDDSRKILSGGVSLNLFDHDGSSLFRKNYGYVIRSVAISHEGNLLYFATDNQDLNIYNTTDETEVSFDAGYDLDSVAVSEDGNYIAGGSSIGDLIFMDEEGNNIWTRKSHSGKPVIDLDLSSKGDFIVYTVDDTLNALSRTGNIRWNKLIAGAKGVALSADGSYTAVAHDGHVSVFNRNGDLLTDIPGVNGVKDLSFSDDGEYLAFCTDDTSGLFRMITKESSGVTGSDYSSDNTEGLDISESRDYSEIPPEGGNKDKPLFSDVRNTAGAERTENPEQSGNPVIALTGILLSLLIAGYISGRDW from the coding sequence ATGAAAAAATATTTTTTTCTTTTTTTTTCCCTGCTTCTCATACTGACAATTCCTTCTTTTGCTGCTGCCGGAAATAATGCAGTCAGTACTGATGAAATATACTTTGAAAAGCTCTGGGAGGTAAGAACTGTTCCCGGCACAGCGGAGATTTCCATATCCGGTGACGGTGAAACATTAGCAGGTGGAGGCACAGGCGGATTTTTCTGCTGCGATAATAAAGGCAGTATATTATGGACAAAAGAACTTGGACTATCAGATAATGCTGCTGTATCAGATGATAGCAGAAAAATACTCTCCGGTGGTGTTTCACTCAATCTCTTTGACCATGACGGCAGTTCATTATTCAGGAAAAATTATGGCTATGTCATAAGATCCGTTGCAATTTCTCATGAAGGTAATCTTCTCTATTTTGCAACAGATAATCAGGATTTGAATATTTATAATACTACAGATGAAACAGAGGTCAGTTTTGATGCAGGATATGACCTTGATTCAGTTGCAGTATCAGAAGACGGAAACTATATTGCAGGAGGGTCATCAATTGGGGATCTGATATTTATGGATGAGGAGGGCAATAACATCTGGACGAGAAAATCCCATTCAGGCAAACCTGTAATTGACCTTGATCTCTCTTCAAAGGGTGATTTTATTGTTTATACCGTTGATGACACACTAAACGCCCTGTCACGTACCGGAAATATCCGCTGGAATAAACTAATTGCAGGTGCAAAAGGAGTCGCATTGTCTGCTGATGGCTCTTACACAGCTGTTGCACATGATGGTCACGTATCTGTTTTTAACCGGAATGGTGATCTGCTTACAGATATTCCGGGTGTTAATGGCGTAAAGGACCTCTCATTCTCTGATGACGGCGAATATCTTGCATTCTGCACAGATGACACTTCCGGATTATTCCGGATGATAACCAAAGAGTCATCGGGCGTTACAGGCAGTGATTACAGTTCTGATAATACTGAAGGTCTGGATATATCAGAGAGTAGAGATTATTCAGAAATTCCTCCTGAAGGCGGCAATAAGGATAAACCTCTTTTTTCTGATGTCAGAAATACAGCCGGAGCAGAAAGAACTGAGAATCCGGAGCAGTCAGGAAATCCTGTTATCGCCCTGACAGGAATATTATTGTCACTGCTTATTGCCGGTTATATTTCCGGCAGAGACTGGTAA